A window of the Oncorhynchus masou masou isolate Uvic2021 chromosome 13, UVic_Omas_1.1, whole genome shotgun sequence genome harbors these coding sequences:
- the LOC135551626 gene encoding LOW QUALITY PROTEIN: NHS-like protein 3 (The sequence of the model RefSeq protein was modified relative to this genomic sequence to represent the inferred CDS: deleted 1 base in 1 codon) — translation MSDVGGDSHRFSRSLSVMKTKLPRLPRRTNSLHQEEMIKRRLVEIKDLSDSVGGETAEDTSLVTIEISKELYKEITKRSIPVSNSSAFNSLNGTRSSAASNPLSPTQHPPDGRPGSSSSSPQKAPSEGDTFEKTMSPSSGYSTQSGTPTLSLKGICPFASPGKHQKMPIKPERSGSRASSSAASVSSSLNSLSSVTSEHINQEASKSISSTPQQASPPPPLRTTEKPPTVTTVTPTRCSASMAIRELLNIPPPPNIKAPSPPPPETWAHNRHTFELLCGPCPNVNRLAQLQRQQELKDEADIIKQKQEPQTEASKESQGSDEKQATVEEVPLIKSESKYIVSKEETEPTLEQVSEVSDCVSQGVESTESQTKEKGSPEMIAEASVEVQKQNQSQEQSSSSIVQVKDQEESLETQVSLATIPKREPPPVMKKSARRKEPAVQVTTDIQQKLPFGEVTVEEKVESPSESEKCSLQAEVEVVAKEVEVEVVEGKEPADSVFDEPDEMDFPPPPPPFMTESLPDVVASCNTVTDVQEESIVALDVEEVTETVNGATVAGAVNGETADLPGSIRGCPSLTPGGSSPTTNENSLVAPSSISPPSLISVPLPSPVQFEDPMHSEPAVSAPIPPPVNVPPLLPLPFENQPPARRQLSLVNRETRSTEHLSGHNSASIPKEDANIPLVTPSLLQMVRLRSVNVSEDQMKTPSDNNNNYNKGNPPAHDQSPIPTQTPGSQNTTPQKPIRKSPCIKSPPLSLKSSSPSIMAPSMRLQEAIRMKTAAMSSRDGLLTRFRMPSSTSFPSSSGGEYEMLSPVSPEGGDMLKSPASTASFIFSRSSKKVVIETPVASSSPEMQASLQKNRAAVLMKVSDQSTASTVTNGNAGRTGIPRRVPPPVAKKPVLPALPLATLEKTVFSIGTGGSQSERSTPSPRGTEANEETETVRPAGQKALTEDHNTASKMETSSIAEAPMKPL, via the exons ATGAGCGATGTTGGAGGAGACTCTCACAGATTCTCTCGCAGTCTGTCGGTCATGAAGACCAAGCTGCCCCGGCTCCCCAGGAGAACCAACTCCCTGCACCAGGAGGAGATGATAAAGAGGCGACTGGTGGAGATTAAAGACCTCAGTGACTCTGTGGGTGGTGAGACTGCGGAGGACACAAGCTTGGTTACTATCGAGATCTCTAAAGAGCTCTACAAAGAAATCACAAAGCGCTCTATCCCTGTATCCAACTCATCTGCGTTTAACTCTTTAAATGGTACAAGATCCTCCGCAGCCTCTAATCCTCTGAGTCCCACACAGCACCCCCCTGATGGTAGGCCAGGGTCCAGCAGCTCTTCCCCACAGAAAGCTCCCTCAGAGGGAGATACATTTGAAAAGACCATGTCCCCCTCCAGTGGGTACTCAACGCAGAGTGGAACGCCGACACTCTCCCTCAAGGGGATCTGCCCTTTCGCCTCGCCAGGTAAACACCAGAAGATGCCGATCAAACCGGAACGTTCTGGTTCAAGAGCTTCCTCCTCGGCAGCCTCTGTCTCGTCTTCCCTCAACTCCCTGTCTTCAGTCACATCAGAACACATCAATCAAGAGGCTTCAAAAAGCATCTCTAGCACACCCCAGCAGGCCTCCCCACCTCCGCCTCTAAGGACAACAGAAAAGCCACCAACGGTGACCACGGTGACCCCGACCCGTTGCTCTGCATCCATGGCGATCAGAGAGCTGCTTAACATTCCGCCACCCCCCAACATCAAAGCCCCTTCCCCGCCACCCCCGGAAACCTGGGCCCACAACAGACACACCTTCGAACTGCTGTGCGGTCCTTGCCCCAACGTCAACAGGCTAGCACAGCTCCAGAGGCAACAGGAACTAAAAGATGAAGCTGACATCATTAAGCAAAAGCAGGAACCTCAAACTGAAGCTAGCAAAGAGTCTCAAGGCTCAGATGAAAAGCAGGCTACCGTAGAGGAAGTCCCTTTGATAAAATCAGAAAGCAAATACATTGTTTCGAAAGAAGAAACTGAGCCTACGCTAGAGCAGGTGTCTGAGGTATCCGATTGTGTTAGTCAGGGAGTCGAGAGCACGGAAAGTCAAACGAAAGAAAAAGGAAGTCCGGAGATGATCGCAGAAGCAAGTGTAGAGGTCCAGAAGCAGAACCAAAGCCAGGAgcagagtagtagtagtattgtacaGGTCAAGGATCAAGAAGAGAGTCTAGAGACACAAGTTAGTTTAGCGACGATTCCAAAGAGGGAACCCCCTCCTGTCATGAAGAAAAGTGCTCGTAGAAAAGAACCTGCAGTTCAAGTAACAACAGACATTCAACAAAAGTTGCCATTTGGTGAGGTCACAGTAGAGGAGAAGGTAGAATCTCCCAGCGAGAGTGAGAAGTGTTCCCTACAGGCGGAGGTAGAGGTGGTAGCTAAGGAAGTTGAGGTTGAGGTAGTTGAAGGAA agGAGCCGGCAGATTCAGTCTTTGATGAGCCAGATGAGATGGActttccacctcctccccctcccttcatgACGGAGAGCTTGCCAGATGTAGTGGCGAGCTGTAACACAGTCACTGATGTCCAGGAGGAGTCCATTGTGGCTCTGGATGTGGAGGAGGTTACGGAAACTGTGAATGGAGCAACTGTGGCTGGGGCTGTGAATGGGGAAACTGCAGATCT TCCTGGCTCTATCAGAGGgtgtccctccctcactccagGAGGCTCCTCCCCCACCACCAATGAAAACAGCCTTGTTGCCCCCTCAagtatctctcctccatctcttatCAGTGTCCCCCTCCCTTCGCCTGTACAATTTGAAGATCCGATGCACTCTGAGCCTGCTGTGAGTGCCCCCATTCCACCCCCCGTCAATGTcccacctcttctccccctcccattTGAGAACCAACCACCTGCCAGGAGACAGCTCAGCTTGGTGAACAGAGAGACCAGGAGCACAGAGCATCTGTCTGGGCACAACAGTGCCTCCATTCCCAAAGAAGACGCCAACATTCCACTGGTCACACCCTCTCTGCTTCAAATGGTACGTCTC AGATCGGTCAACGTCAGTGAAGACCAGATGAAAACGCCTTCCGACAACAACAATAATTACAACAAGGGGAATCCACCTGCACACGATCAGAGTCCAATCCCTACCCAAACTCCTGGATCCCAGAACACAACACCCCAAAAACCAATCCGGAAATCCCCATGTATAAAATCCCCACCTCTGTCATTGAAGTCATCATCGCCGTCGATAATGGCCCCCTCCATGCGCTTGCAGGAAGCCATCCGCATGAAGACAGCGGCCATGTCTTCCAGAGATGGTCTTCTAACGCGCTTTAGAATGCCATCCTCCACCTCATTCCCCAGTAGCAGCGGTGGTGAATATGAGATGTTATCCCCAGTGTCACCAGAAGGGGGCGACATGCTAAAGTCCCCCGCTTCCACGGCTAGCTTCATCTTCTCCAGGAGCTCAAAGAAGGTCGTTATAGAAACGCCTGTCGCCTCTTCCTCCCCCGAGATGCAGGCGAGCCTTCAAAAGAACCGAGCCGCCGTGCTCATGAAGGTTTCCGACCAATCGACGGCTTCCACGGTCACTAACGGCAACGCTGGAAGAACCGGGATTCCGAGGAGGGTTCCACCACCCGTGGCTAAGAAACCAGTTCTTCCAGCGTTGCCGTTAGCGACCTTGGAGAAGACTGTTTTTTCTATAGGGACGGGTGGTTCTCAGAGTGAGAGGAGCACTCCGTCACCAAGGGGAACAGAAGCTAACGAGGAGACAGAGACGGTGCGACCTGCGGGCCAGAAAGCACTGACAGAGGACCACAATACAGCAA GTAAAATGGAGACGTCTAGCATTGCAGAAGCACCGATGAAGCCCTTGTGA